The Microbacterium foliorum genome has a window encoding:
- a CDS encoding ABC transporter substrate-binding protein has product MKKLHRASIALAAAAVTALTLASCSAGGDTADDAGDGEPVSITFQSFSDQPAAIEATKEIVDAWNDDNPDIQVEIVQAPTDSLDDKLTTQFAGEVAPDIIHYEVLGIVPFARDGYLADLSELLSKETIDDIDPGVLASVTVDDQMIGAPTELQTYVVFANKKLLEAAGVEIPTGDSMTWDELDEIAKATTSGDVHGITWGLKSPTAAFMSLGMGFGSEYFTGEGDDMKVDVKDADLEVPNRVRSMIEDGSVDPIGVTQSGSDVLATFYAGKAAMTVQGSYQVANIATDAPADMDWVVLPPLAGSEGAVQAANPQTLSINIDSPYQKQAAKFLDYFMQTDNLVKMNIADGLIPTTISAREALAEQTADQNGWPEIVQSAEGLDGPVFLQANGFVRWKDTVATPAFQKFLGGEIDDKGLASELDDGWAQVNG; this is encoded by the coding sequence GTGAAGAAGCTTCATCGCGCGTCCATCGCGCTCGCCGCAGCCGCGGTGACGGCGCTGACCCTCGCATCCTGCTCCGCGGGCGGCGACACGGCCGACGACGCCGGCGACGGCGAGCCGGTGTCGATCACCTTCCAGTCCTTCTCCGACCAGCCGGCCGCGATCGAGGCGACCAAGGAGATCGTGGATGCCTGGAACGATGACAACCCCGACATCCAGGTCGAGATCGTGCAGGCGCCGACCGACAGCCTGGACGACAAGCTGACGACGCAGTTCGCCGGTGAGGTGGCGCCGGACATCATCCACTACGAGGTGCTCGGCATCGTGCCCTTCGCGCGAGACGGCTACCTCGCCGACCTGAGCGAACTGCTCAGCAAGGAGACCATCGACGACATCGACCCCGGTGTGCTCGCCTCGGTCACCGTGGACGATCAGATGATCGGCGCCCCGACAGAGCTGCAGACCTACGTCGTGTTCGCGAACAAGAAGCTGCTCGAGGCGGCGGGCGTGGAGATCCCGACCGGCGACTCCATGACCTGGGATGAGCTCGACGAGATCGCCAAGGCCACGACGTCGGGCGACGTGCACGGCATCACCTGGGGGCTGAAGAGCCCCACCGCGGCGTTCATGAGCCTCGGCATGGGCTTCGGTTCCGAGTACTTCACCGGCGAGGGCGACGACATGAAGGTCGACGTGAAGGATGCCGACCTCGAGGTGCCGAACCGCGTGCGGTCGATGATCGAGGACGGTTCTGTCGACCCGATCGGCGTCACGCAGTCGGGCTCCGATGTGCTGGCGACGTTCTACGCCGGCAAGGCCGCCATGACGGTACAGGGCTCGTACCAGGTGGCGAACATCGCCACCGACGCTCCGGCCGACATGGACTGGGTCGTGCTGCCCCCGCTCGCCGGTTCCGAGGGCGCGGTGCAGGCCGCCAACCCGCAGACGCTGTCGATCAACATCGACTCGCCGTATCAGAAGCAGGCCGCGAAGTTCCTCGACTACTTCATGCAGACCGACAACCTCGTGAAGATGAACATCGCCGACGGACTCATCCCCACGACGATCTCGGCCCGTGAGGCTCTCGCCGAGCAGACGGCCGATCAGAACGGCTGGCCGGAGATCGTGCAGTCCGCCGAGGGCCTCGACGGACCGGTGTTCCTGCAGGCCAACGGTTTCGTGCGCTGGAAGGACACCGTCGCGACTCCGGCGTTCCAGAAGTTCCTGGGCGGGGAGATCGACGACAAGGGGCTGGCGTCCGAGCTCGACGACGGCTGGGCACAGGTCAACGGTTGA